A section of the Kluyveromyces lactis strain NRRL Y-1140 chromosome F complete sequence genome encodes:
- a CDS encoding uncharacterized protein (weakly similar to uniprot|P39520 Saccharomyces cerevisiae YLR223C IFH1 Essential protein with a highly acidic N-terminal domain IFH1 exhibits genetic interactions with FHL1 overexpression interferes with silencing at telomeres and HM loci potential Cdc28p substrate), which yields MSGKSPRKLTSGKKPTTLKALQDKMGNKKDKPPHLSSRPRRFSLIYSSDSSLSDIPQDSNSRGSNLSKLPLYKNPKAGTKLKGRSSNAMGKNGKLISTNQDSAITSGSDSATASSDYQSLSEDEGGTMAVDDDDDDDDDDDDDDDDDDDDDDDSDSSSTSSDDDVDFVRLTAERKKNAMKQLNALKRGKTPAETVVSNSNNKGNSKQGGFPNRAQQNREASDSNDEDISSSELSDAPELSFNFKGDDGIKFGDASVASKKADEDLGEEVKDKDVKQPLDSIKPNVDRLAVPKFSDSEDSDYNIDQEAYFKTIDDDNENITGIDNGLETGDDDMAILDVEEQNMVKQLERDDHSSFDDSQVESKYRDGKPRNDDDDYEYDEDDEDDAIMSDFDMPFYEDPKFSNLYYYDGSDQPLTLSTSLPLVLSEEKRKREERKQLKQRERQERLKRRMTSKKSKREHSATPDLAEDEYVFGLFFQSDDEKPKVTNDLESPLRRLSTVAVSDKELSSGDEEYEDILLDIAHLPTDEEDENGLELDEVENSDGEDDFEEDDDDMSVTNVFIDIDDLDPDGFYFHYDSLSDEEAGEAKSYPDTPDDHVEGVIFVDDESTDEDDTLPPPNTRRKIGTKAKEVVSANVVGLKPPKLGTWQTDNKPFSIIDGLSTKSLYPAIPPVQQILDPRIEVEDVSSHNGIGSGGEKEELTLNELLNMSELEDENNEDGADSNSKNKEIATWYHKPSVPLSAFRNKGINFEHQEDEYMLPVFSARKFPIGYVGSERTRRKIDKMKEYQRKKDEKRRKIKKKKKLLKIRRERQRIEKQKLLTAPEQETETEPNADSHNNIQTPSSVNLASPSSSVFTDADAGNTPNDFNGLVLPTRKNSVKGLGMDEIDQLLKSDDDLILSHHGDEDGDIDLLGSDDADLLVSLTAPIEEIDFNHEQMSHVAAWRRRNSIAEAAAEHMRVTKNGLFSETALADLEEIIGGSTELPS from the coding sequence atgTCAGGTAAAAGCCCGAGGAAGTTAACTAGTGGGAAGAAGCCTACGACTCTGAAAGCGTTACAGGATAAAATGGGAAATAAGAAGGATAAGCCTCCGCATTTAAGTTCTAGACCGAGACGTTTCAGTCTAATATATTCTAGTGATTCGTCGCTGAGTGATATACCACAGGATTCGAACAGCAGGGGCTCGAATTTGTCCAAGTTACCGTTATATAAGAATCCCAAAGCCGGAACTAAGCTAAAAGGTCGATCTTCGAATGCGATGGGTAAGAACGGAAAGCTGATATCAACGAATCAGGACTCAGCCATCACATCAGGTTCGGACAGTGCTACAGCGTCTTCAGACTACCAGTCTCTCTCGGAGGATGAAGGAGGTACAATGGCAGTagatgatgacgatgatgatgatgatgatgatgatgatgatgatgacgatgacgatgatgacgatgatgatagCGACAGTTCGAGTACTAGTTCAGACGATGACGTGGATTTTGTGAGACTTACTGCGGAACGTAAGAAAAACGCAATGAAACAGCTGAACGCTTTGAAGAGGGGCAAGACACCTGCAGAAACTGTCGTCAGTAACAGCAACAATAAAGGTAATAGTAAACAGGGTGGATTTCCTAATAGGGCTCAGCAGAATCGTGAAGCTTCGGATTCGAATGATGAGGACATTTCAAGCTCTGAACTATCAGATGCTCCTGAACTGtcattcaatttcaaaggCGACGATGGGATCAAGTTCGGTGATGCTTCAGTAGCCTCCAAGAAGgctgatgaagatttaGGTGAGGAAGTCAAGGATAAAGATGTGAAACAACCTTTAGATTCCATTAAACCAAATGTCGATAGATTGGCGGTACCGAAATTTTCAGATAGTGAGGATTCAGATTATAATATCGATCAAGAGGCATATTTCAAGAccattgatgatgataacGAAAATATTACCGGTATAGATAACGGCCTTGAGACTGGTGATGACGATATGGCTATTCTGgatgttgaagaacagAATATGGTTAAACAGCTTGAACGTGATGatcattcttctttcgaTGATTCGCAGGTGGAATCAAAGTATAGAGATGGGAAACCCAGAAATGACGACGATGATTACGAATACGACGAggacgatgaagatgatgcaATCATGAGTGATTTCGATATGCCCTTTTATGAAGATCCCAAGTTTTCCAATCTGTATTACTATGATGGCAGCGACCAACCCTTAACTTTAAGCACATCTTTACCGTTAGTGTTAAGCGAAGAGAAGCGTAAGAGGGAAGAGCGTAAGCAATTAAAACAGCGGGAAAGGCAGGAGaggttgaaaagaagaatgacTTCCAAGAAGTCTAAACGTGAACATTCTGCTACTCCAGATCTTGCAGAAGATGAGTACGTATTTGGGTTATTTTTCCAAAGCGATGACGAGAAACCTAAAGTTACCAATGACCTTGAATCTCCTTTGCGTAGGCTCAGTACCGTGGCAGTATCTGATAAAGAGCTTTCATCTGGAGATGAAGAGTACGAAGATATTCTATTAGATATCGCCCACCTCCCTACagatgaagaggatgaaAATGGCTTGGAGCTAGACGAAGTCGAAAACTCAGATGGTGAAGAtgactttgaagaagatgatgacgatatGAGTGTCACCAAcgttttcattgatattgatgatcTCGATCCAGATGGCTTCTACTTTCATTACGATTCGTTATCAGATGAGGAAGCTGGAGAAGCTAAGAGCTATCCTGACACTCCAGATGACCATGTGGAAGGTGTCATCTTTGTAGATGACGAATCcactgatgaagatgacacTTTACCACCTCCAAATACAAGACGCAAAATTGGGACTAAGGCAAAAGAAGTCGTTAGTGCCAACGTTGTTGGTTTGAAGCCTCCGAAACTTGGAACTTGGCAGACAGATAACAAGCCCTTTAGTATCATTGATGGCCTTTCCACTAAATCTTTGTATCCTGCTATTCCGCCAGTTCAACAAATTTTAGatccaagaattgaagtCGAAGACGTTTCATCACATAATGGTATCGGATCAGGAGGCGAAAAAGAGGAACTAACCCTTAAcgaattgttgaatatgAGTGAgcttgaagatgaaaacaatgaagatGGCGCTGACTCGAATTCTAAGAATAAAGAGATTGCCACCTGGTATCACAAACCATCTGTTCCATTATCTGCTTTCAGAAATAAAGGCATCAACTTCGAACATCAAGAAGACGAATACATGCTTCCTGTGTTTTCAGCACGCAAGTTCCCAATTGGTTACGTTGGTAGTGAAAGGACTAGAAGGAAGATCGATAAGATGAAGGAataccaaagaaagaaagatgaaaagcGACGgaagataaagaagaaaaagaagctcTTGAAAATCAGAAGGGAAAGgcaaagaattgaaaagcaAAAATTGCTCACTGCTCCTGAAcaagaaactgaaactgaACCCAACGCAGATTCTCACAACAACATTCAAACTCCCTCTAGCGTGAATTTGGCTAGTCCAAGTTCAAGTGTTTTCACCGATGCAGATGCTGGAAACACACCTAATGATTTCAACGGTCTGGTTTTACCAACGAGGAAGAATTCTGTGAAGGGATTAGGaatggatgaaattgatcaactGCTGaaatctgatgatgatttaatACTTTCTCATCATGGAGATGAAGATGGAGATATTGATCTATTAGGCAGTGACGATGCAGATCTCCTGGTTTCTCTGACTGCCCcgattgaagaaattgattttaaCCATGAACAAATGAGCCATGTTGCCGCatggagaagaagaaacagtATCGCcgaagctgctgctgaaCATATGAGAGTAACCAAGAATGGACTTTTCAGTGAGACGGCGCTAGCTGATCTGGAGGAAATCATCGGAGGATCAACAGAACTCCCAAGTTAA
- the RSA3 gene encoding Rsa3p (weakly similar to uniprot|Q05942 Saccharomyces cerevisiae YLR221C RSA3 Protein with a likely role in ribosomal maturation required for accumulation of wild-type levels of large (60S) ribosomal subunits binds to the helicase Dbp6p in pre-60S ribosomal particles in the nucleolus): protein MSEGHIAAISKTNKRKNRRKKRRTQDVSDSSSDSSSDSENSSVEDNDTKLETVEKAASDVEDVTLSDIDMDKEEDEAALDDKKASRKEGSVLSSETVDKLNKVGLTTSDLTGNNGIHLGNIDLNKMSATLDESSNKLLENNKDKNGLKNQYLSMLFESYGDDMNELRNAPDFTSKTLVMLANVLKDGGDMFDLETLKTIVEDK, encoded by the coding sequence ATGTCAGAGGGACATATTGCAGCTATTAGCAAGACGAACAAGAGGAAGaacagaagaaagaagagaagaacgCAAGACGTGTCCGACTCAAGTTCTGATTCCAGCTCCGATTCTGAAAATTCATCGGtagaagataatgatacTAAGCTCGAAACTGTGGAGAAAGCTGCAtctgatgttgaagatgtAACGCTTTCAGATATTGACAtggataaagaagaagatgaagctGCATTGGACGATAAAAAAGCCAGCCGAAAAGAGGGAAGCGTCTTGTCCTCGGAGACTGTGGACAAATTAAATAAAGTGGGACTAACAACAAGCGATTTAACTGGCAACAATGGCATTCATCTAGGGAATATCGATTTGAATAAGATGTCTGCTACGTTAGATGAAAGCAGCAATAAATTGCTAGAGAATAATAAGGACAAGAACGGATTAAAGAATCAATATTTGAGTATGCTATTTGAGAGTTATGGTGATGACATGAACGAATTGAGAAACGCACCAGATTTCACTTCGAAGACCCTTGTCATGCTAGCGAATGTTCTAAAAGACGGAGGAGATATGTTTGATTTGGAGACCTTGAAGACAATAGTAGAGGATAAATAG
- the UTP13 gene encoding U3 snoRNA-associated protein UTP13 (highly similar to uniprot|Q05946 Saccharomyces cerevisiae YLR222C UTP13 Nucleolar protein component of the small subunit (SSU) processome containing the U3 snoRNA): MDLRTTYASTKLEPFYAGTGAIASVSEDGRLLATSVVDKINIVSLDSPRRVLHSVDTEDEQDITALHLTPDGSYLCFVSQAQLLRVYSLKQERIIRSMKISSPVYVMNCDQTSTLLAIGGTDGSVSVIDIENGYVTHSLKGHGATISSVKFHGELNSEIWKLASGDTNGMIKVWDLVKRNCQCTIQEHTTAVRGLDFRVTDEEKGTLQLLSGGRDNILNLFEFNSTKKYKLLKTIPVIEQVESCGFTQDPDVVYSAGGGAIYQLVSLSTGRVLKKTAKPIEELFIIGTLCILNGTKQYLVFSDQTLFLIDVESALQSESEVIEVENKIAGNHGTIADIRFVGPKRDKLALATNSPTLRIIPTPTSSEEEFENGENKETFPIEVKMYEGHTDLLNSLDATADGLWVATASKDHSVILWRYHAKYEDFYPYTKFVGHVGSVNAVGLPNVMPRSWPEFIITASNDLTIKKWKVPKVTSDEPEDLILVKTSEYTRRAHEKDINAISISPNDSLFATASYDKTCKIWNLDDGEFQATLANHKRGLWDVAFCQYDKLLATCSGDKTIKIWSLESYAVVKTLEGHTNAVQRCSFINKNKQLISTGADGLVIIWDLSTGESVKTLDAHNNRIWALAVMNDGESFVTADADGFFEFWRDNSEEEHERNLEQEKLKIEQEQSLQNYLSEGDWTNAFLLAMTLDHPMRLYNVLRQSVDNSNEDPNVVFNNEIDEVVSTLDKDQLLLLVKRCRDWNTNARTHTVAQKMIRCILLRQNIEELSEIPGLVRIVESIISYAERHYSRMDNLVQESYILDYALVQMDKLL, encoded by the coding sequence ATGGATTTGAGAACTACCTATGCATCCACGAAACTAGAGCCGTTTTATGCTGGTACTGGTGCTATAGCATCTGTTTCTGAAGATGGACGATTATTAGCGACTTCGGTCGTCGATAAAATCAACATTGTTAGCTTAGATAGCCCACGCCGAGTGTTGCATTCTGTTGATACTGAGGATGAACAAGACATCACCGCATTGCATTTAACTCCAGATGGTTCTTATTTGTGTTTTGTCTCACAAGCGCAGTTGCTCAGAGTGtattctttgaaacaagaaagaattatcaGATCAATGAAGATTTCGTCACCGGTGTACGTCATGAATTGCGATCAAACATCTACACTTTTGGCTATAGGTGGTACTGATGGTAGTGTTAGTgttattgatattgaaaatggatATGTCACGCACTCTTTGAAAGGACATGGTGCTACCATTTCAAGTGTAAAGTTTCACGGTGAGTTGAACAGTGAAATTTGGAAGCTTGCATCTGGTGATACCAACGGTATGATTAAAGTCTGGGATTTAGTTAAACGTAATTGTCAATGCACTATTCAGGAACATACTACAGCTGTTAGAGGGCTAGATTTCCGTGtcactgatgaagaaaagggAACGCTGCAGTTATTATCTGGTGGTAGAGACAATATCTTAAATCTCTTCGAGTTTAATTCGACGAAAAAGTATAAGCTACTGAAGACCATCCCTGTCATAGAACAGGTGGAATCGTGTGGATTTACGCAGGACCCGGATGTGGTTTACTCAGCCGGTGGTGGTGCCATTTACCAATTAGTGTCCTTGTCAACAGGAAGAGtattaaagaaaacagCAAAACCTATTGAAGAGCTATTTATTATTGGTACACTATGTATCCTGAACGGAACTAAGCAGTACTTGGTATTTTCAGATCAAACTTTGTTCCTAATAGATGTTGAATCAGCTTTACAATCGGAATCTGAAGTAATTGAAGTGGAAAATAAGATTGCAGGTAATCATGGTACCATTGCAGATATAAGATTCGTTGGTCCAAAACGGGATAAATTAGCATTAGCTACTAACTCTCCTACTCTTAGAATAATTCCAACCCCAACTTCTTCGGAGGAAGAGTTCGAAAATGGGgagaacaaagaaacattTCCTATTGAAGTAAAGATGTACGAGGGTCATACGGATCTACTCAACTCTTTGGATGCCACCGCTGATGGTCTCTGGGTTGCTACAGCATCCAAGGATCACAGCGTTATATTATGGAGATATCATGCAAAGTACGAAGACTTTTATCCATACACTAAATTTGTCGGTCATGTAGGTTCTGTGAATGCTGTTGGACTTCCTAATGTTATGCCACGTTCATGGCCTGAATTCATAATTACAGCTTCTAACGATTTGACCATAAAGAAATGGAAGGTTCCTAAGGTGACATCTGATGAACCCGAAGATCTAATACTTGTTAAGACCTCAGAATATACCAGAAGGGCGCATGAAAAGGATATCAATGCTATCTCCATTTCACCTAATGATTCTCTATTTGCCACGGCTTCATACGATAAGACATGTAAAATATGGAATTTGGATGATGGTGAATTCCAAGCCACATTAGCAAACCACAAACGTGGTCTATGGGACGTTGCATTCTGTCAATATGACAAGTTATTGGCCACATGTTCCGGTGACAAGACCATCAAAATTTGGTCCTTAGAATCATATGCCGTCGTAAAAACTTTGGAAGGACATACCAATGCAGTTCAAAGATGTTCCTTCATAAACAAGAACAAGCAACTGATAAGTACTGGTGCTGATGGTTTAGTTATTATTTGGGATCTATCAACTGGTGAATCGGTCAAGACACTAGATGCTCACAATAACCGTATCTGGGCTCTTGCTGTTATGAACGATGGTGAATCCTTCGTTACAGCAGATGCTGACGGCTTCTTTGAGTTCTGGAGGGATAACAGTGAAGAGGAACACGAACGTAACCTCGAGCAAGAGAAACTGAagattgaacaagaacaatCATTACAAAATTATCTCTCAGAAGGTGACTGGACTAACGCATTTTTGCTTGCCATGACCTTGGATCACCCAATGAGATTGTACAACGTCTTAAGACAAAGTGTAGACAACTCAAATGAGGATCCAAATGTAGTTTTCAACAACGAAATTGACGAGGTTGTGTCGACTCTAGATAAAgatcaacttcttcttttagTGAAAAGGTGCAGAGATTGGAATACAAATGCAAGAACACACACAGTAGCCCAAAAGATGATAAGGTGTATTCTTCTAAGACAAAATATTGAAGAGTTGAGCGAAATTCCTGGGCTTGTAAGGATCGTTGAATCAATAATCTCATACGCAGAGAGACATTACTCAAGAATGGATAACTTGGTTCAAGAAAGTTATATCTTAGATTACGCTTTAGTTCAAATGGACAAATTGCTATAA
- a CDS encoding survival factor 1 family protein (similar to uniprot|Q04925 YDR222W Saccharomyces cerevisiae Protein of unknown function), producing MGYFQPVGSVAGGEEIYDEINDVDGFSWQTYPHANHDSALGNALAKSGITKSSSQLIKKGSATKIETQTLYFCDQDSGYCGFIQFLNSSVLGGFYKSFEMNIKVFNVDKDRTNDSGSDNASEYIDYWKNVKLKKPSVFTPLEVSNQNMRFIFRKQCDPSWDEDTVGKKQRSRNFYQGAEAVPNESRIGTLSVEGQTEELSISLDVNIGKGFKIKPDGRSFFSRVPMRGNPNVDRCIRHVFAPNCTGSGHIVVNSKKIKFHSVPMVLITALQGLKPNSAAKSWNFAAFMSPRRTILCMEFTTPKEYGEQTVTISSDTNKITSSQRIYCGIQDKHKHVKHFGLTLDPKTGVEYPNIVEIPLPKKDGELCPTLLLGPLNLINVYDILQEMPTVLKGIVEKVEGINPYLYQFCQRTEVDDERAISLVETTFISP from the coding sequence ATGGGATATTTTCAACCTGTTGGTAGTGTCGCTGGAGGTGAAGAAATCTATGATGAGATCAATGACGTTGATGGATTCAGTTGGCAAACGTATCCTCATGCGAACCATGATAGCGCACTTGGGAATGCACTTGCGAAAAGTGGTATAACAAAAAGCAGTTCTCAACTTATAAAAAAGGGTAGTGCTACCAAGATCGAAACTCAAACGTTATATTTTTGTGATCAAGATAGTGGATACTGTGGatttatccaattcttAAACAGCAGTGTCCTAGGAGGGTTCTACAAGTCATTTGAAATGAACATCAAGGTGTTTAATGTAGACAAGGACCGTACTAATGACTCTGGGAGTGATAATGCTAGTGAGTATATCGATTATTGGAAGAACGTCAAATTAAAGAAGCCATCTGTTTTCACCCCGTTAGAAGTCAGCAATCAGAACATGCGGTTCATATTTCGGAAACAATGTGACCCCAGTTGGGACGAAGATACTgttggaaagaaacaaCGCTCACGCAATTTTTATCAAGGAGCTGAAGCGGTTCCGAATGAATCAAGGATAGGCACATTAAGTGTCGAAGGTCAAACGGAAGAGTTGTCCATCAGTTTAGATGTGAATATAGGCAAGGGATTCAAGATCAAACCCGATGGTAGGAGTTTCTTCTCGAGAGTTCCCATGAGGGGCAACCCAAACGTCGACAGGTGTATCAGACATGTATTTGCTCCGAATTGTACTGGATCAGGGCATATAGTGGTGAACTCgaaaaagataaaatttCACTCAGTACCTATGGTCCTCATCACTGCATTGCAAGGCCTTAAACCTAACAGCGCTGCCAAATCGTGGAATTTCGCTGCTTTCATGTCACCTAGACGGACAATTTTATGTATGGAGTTTACAACGCCAAAAGAATACGGTGAACAAACAGTGACCATATCGTCGGACACAAACAAGATAACCTCATCACAGCGCATATATTGCGGTATACAGGATAAACATAAGCATGTGAAACATTTTGGGCTAACACTGGATCCCAAGACCGGAGTAGAGTATCCAAACATCGTAGAGATTCCGTTACCCAAAAAAGACGGTGAACTATGCCCCACGTTACTATTGGGGCCCTTAAATCTAATCAATGTGTACGATATATTACAAGAGATGCCCACGGTATTGAAAGGCATTGTGGAAAAGGTGGAAGGAATCAACCCATATCTATATCAGTTCTGTCAAAGAACCGAGGTAGATGACGAACGTGCAATATCACTTGTAGAAACAACATTTATAAGTCCATAG
- the CCC1 gene encoding Ccc1p (similar to uniprot|P47818 Saccharomyces cerevisiae YLR220W CCC1 Functions in the homeostasis of both calcium and manganese ions Possible transmembrane Ca2 transporter) translates to MSVVAIKNAVSKLVAKNQEVPLLSSDSSNSNSNSTTNLNSHRYSASPQDGDIESSKHTGGFDDYDNEDDGTSGLFGKIDPRVMSDMIIGLSDGLTVPFALTAGLSSLGDSKLVITGGFAELISGAISMGLGGYLGAKSESDYYKSEVSQEKRKFYSNTQLINHEIEDILMEMNPEFSENTVISFVKDMQRDPELMVDFIIKYGRGLDEPDDNRQWISALTIGGGYFAGGFVPLIPYFFVETVGTGLLISIALMTFTLFWFGYFKSQVSMNDCTLQKKLLEGLQMIAVGGTAAGAAWFFVKVIE, encoded by the coding sequence ATGTCCGTGGTTGCAATTAAAAACGCTGTGTCAAAACTCGTAGCGAAAAATCAGGAAGTTCCATTACTATCATCCGATAGTTCTAATTCCAATTCGAATTCTACCACTAATTTGAATAGTCATCGATACTCGGCTTCACCACAGGATGGCGATATAGAATCCTCAAAGCATACAGGTGGGTTTGACGATTATGACAATGAGGATGATGGTACGTCTGGATTGTTCGGTAAGATTGATCCAAGAGTTATGTCCGATATGATTATCGGACTCAGTGATGGTTTGACGGTTCCTTTCGCGTTGACCGCAGGTCTTTCCTCGTTGGGAGATTCCAAGTTGGTGATTACAGGTGGGTTCGCGGAATTGATCTCTGGTGCTATATCTATGGGTCTTGGTGGTTATTTGGGTGCTAAATCTGAAAGTGATTACTATAAATCGGAGGTGTCGCaagaaaaaaggaaattttATAGCAATACTCAGCTAATAAACcatgaaattgaagatataCTAATGGAAATGAACCCAGAATTCTCGGAAAATACAGTGATATCGTTTGTGAAAGATATGCAACGAGACCCAGAACTTATGGTGgatttcattatcaaatacGGAAGAGGTTTAGATGAACCCGATGATAATAGACAATGGATTAGTGCACTAACGATCGGAGGAGGATACTTTGCCGGTGGGTTCGTCCCGTTAATAccatatttctttgttgaaacGGTGGGAACCGGTCTCCTGATCTCTATTGCATTAATGACTTTCACGTTGTTCTGGTTCggatatttcaaatccCAAGTCTCAATGAACGATTGTACCCTGCAGAAAAAGTTACTGGAAGGCTTACAAATGATAGCAGTCGGTGGGACTGCTGCAGGTGCAGCTTGGTTCTTCGTTAAGGTCATCGAATGA
- the HTB1 gene encoding histone H2B (similar to uniprot|P02293 Saccharomyces cerevisiae YDR224C HTB1 One of two nearly identical (see HTB2) histone H2B subtypes required for chromatin assembly and chromosome function Rad6p-Bre1p-Lge1p mediated ubiquitination regulates transcriptional activation meiotic DSB formation and H3 methylation and similar to YBL002W uniprot|P02294 Saccharomyces cerevisiae YBL002W HTB2 One of two nearly identical (see HTB2) histone H2B subtypes required for chromatin assembly and chromosome function; Rad6p-Bre1p-Lge1p mediated ubiquitination regulates transcriptional activation, meiotic DSB formation and H3 methylation), producing MSAKASKAPASKAPAEKKPAAKKTSSSTDPSKKRTKARKETYSSYIYKVLKQTHPDTGISQKSMSILNSFVNDIFERIATESSKLAAYNKKSTISAREIQTAVRLILPGELAKHAVSEGTRAVTKYSSSTQA from the coding sequence ATGTCTGCTAAAGCATCCAAGGCCCCAGCATCCAAGGCTCCAGCTGAAAAGAAGCCAGCTGCTAAGAAGACTTCCTCTTCTACCGATCCATCTAAGAAGAGAACTAAGGCTAGAAAGGAAACTTACTCCTCTTACATCTACAAGGTTTTGAAGCAAACCCATCCAGACACTGGTATTTCCCAAAAGTCTATGTCCATCTTGAACTCTTTCGTTAACgatatctttgaaagaatcgCTACTGAATCTTCCAAGTTGGCTGCttacaacaagaaatcTACTATTTCTGCTAGAGAAATCCAAACAGCTGTCAGATTGATCTTGCCAGGTGAATTGGCCAAGCACGCTGTTTCTGAAGGTACCAGAGCTGTTACCAagtactcttcttctactCAAGCTTAA